Proteins from a genomic interval of Ignavibacteriota bacterium:
- a CDS encoding DUF3788 family protein, giving the protein MNQIILSDKNQFPTEEIIFSHIGKSKAIWESVFNYIHDNHTDFIEQWRYYNDGKSWLMKVTRKTNTIFWLSIIPESFIINFYFGDKAEPAIMKSIISDKLKSQFKDGKKYGKIRGLTLIMNNKRNVEFVKELISIKLKIK; this is encoded by the coding sequence ATGAATCAGATAATTCTTTCAGACAAAAACCAGTTCCCAACCGAAGAAATAATTTTTTCTCATATAGGTAAATCAAAAGCAATATGGGAATCAGTTTTCAATTACATTCATGATAATCATACCGATTTTATCGAACAGTGGAGATATTACAATGACGGCAAAAGCTGGTTAATGAAAGTGACAAGAAAAACAAATACAATTTTTTGGCTCTCAATTATTCCCGAATCGTTTATAATTAATTTTTACTTCGGTGATAAAGCTGAACCAGCTATCATGAAAAGTATAATTTCGGACAAACTAAAAAGTCAGTTTAAAGATGGTAAAAAATATGGTAAGATTCGCGGACTGACCCTAATTATGAATAATAAACGAAATGTCGAATTTGTAAAAGAATTAATTTCAATAAAACTTAAAATTAAATAA